A stretch of the Psychroserpens sp. Hel_I_66 genome encodes the following:
- a CDS encoding SIS domain-containing protein, with translation MKSNQSILETARKTIDLERDAIANLSHLLTDDFANAVTLIYNSKGRVIITGIGKSAIIANKIVATLNSTGTPSVFMHAADAIHGDLGLILEDDIVICISKSGNTPEIKVLVPFIKNAKNKLIAITGNTNSFLGQQADYILNAHVEQEACPNNLAPTTSTTAQLVIGDALAVCLLEIREFSSKDFAKYHPGGALGKRLYMRVSDLSTLNLKPQVQLHTSVKDVIVEISEKMLGVTAVVDNNKITGIITDGDLRRMLTKSDEFLHLTAKEIMSDNPKRIEEDAMAIDAMELMESHGISQLLVEKEGKYAGVIHIHDLIKEGII, from the coding sequence TTGAAAAGCAACCAATCTATTCTTGAAACTGCTAGAAAAACAATAGATTTAGAACGTGACGCCATAGCTAATTTAAGTCATTTATTAACCGATGATTTTGCTAATGCGGTAACATTAATTTATAATTCTAAAGGTCGAGTAATTATTACAGGTATTGGCAAAAGTGCCATTATAGCTAATAAGATCGTAGCTACATTAAATTCTACCGGTACACCATCTGTATTTATGCATGCTGCAGATGCCATTCATGGAGATTTAGGATTAATCTTAGAGGATGATATTGTGATTTGTATTTCTAAAAGCGGAAATACGCCAGAAATAAAAGTTTTAGTCCCTTTCATTAAAAATGCAAAAAACAAGTTGATTGCTATTACGGGAAATACTAATTCGTTTTTAGGTCAACAAGCAGATTATATTTTAAATGCTCATGTTGAACAAGAAGCTTGTCCAAATAATTTGGCTCCAACCACGAGTACAACTGCACAATTAGTAATTGGTGATGCACTAGCTGTTTGTCTATTGGAAATTCGCGAATTTTCAAGTAAGGACTTTGCAAAATACCATCCAGGTGGTGCTTTAGGTAAACGATTGTATATGCGCGTGAGTGATTTATCTACTCTAAACCTTAAGCCTCAAGTACAACTTCATACAAGTGTAAAAGATGTGATCGTAGAAATTTCAGAAAAAATGCTTGGTGTAACAGCGGTCGTAGATAACAATAAGATCACTGGCATCATAACAGATGGTGATTTAAGGAGAATGCTCACAAAAAGTGATGAATTTCTTCATTTAACTGCCAAAGAGATTATGAGCGATAATCCAAAACGAATTGAAGAGGATGCAATGGCTATTGATGCTATGGAACTGATGGAGTCTCATGGGATTTCTCAACTATTGGTTGAAAAAGAGGGCAAATACGCAGGTGTCATCCATATTCATGATTTAATTAAAGAAGGTATTATATAA
- the tatC gene encoding twin-arginine translocase subunit TatC, which yields MAKNKTDEMSFLDHLEDLRWHLIRITLSILICATVAFIFSRAIFKYVIFAPKQMDFPTYKWLCKVSEFIGINDTTFCAAEFPFKITSLEMSSQFSADIWTSIYAGFIIAFPYIIYQVWSFISPGLHSNERKHSRGFIIVTSLLFFIGVLFGYYIVTPLSINFLANYSISPDIDNQFQISSYIALIRSSSLASGFVFELPIIIYFLTKIGLVTPQLMKKYRKFALVIVLILSAIITPPDLASQVIVAIPILILYQISIFISKIVVRNQNKKQEKVNV from the coding sequence ATGGCGAAAAACAAAACTGATGAAATGTCTTTTTTAGACCATCTTGAAGACTTAAGATGGCATTTAATTAGAATCACTTTATCGATCCTGATCTGTGCAACTGTAGCATTTATATTTAGTAGAGCTATATTTAAATATGTAATTTTTGCACCCAAACAAATGGATTTCCCAACCTATAAATGGTTGTGTAAAGTTTCAGAATTTATAGGGATTAATGATACCACGTTTTGTGCTGCGGAATTTCCTTTTAAAATTACAAGTTTAGAAATGTCCTCTCAATTTTCAGCAGATATTTGGACTTCTATTTATGCTGGATTTATAATAGCATTTCCATATATTATTTACCAGGTTTGGAGTTTTATAAGTCCAGGGTTACATTCTAATGAGCGTAAGCATTCGAGAGGTTTTATAATCGTAACATCACTACTTTTCTTTATTGGTGTTCTTTTTGGGTATTATATCGTGACACCTTTATCTATAAACTTCTTAGCCAATTACAGTATTAGTCCAGATATTGATAATCAATTTCAAATTAGCTCTTACATTGCTTTGATTAGATCGTCTTCTTTGGCATCTGGTTTTGTTTTTGAGCTTCCTATAATTATCTATTTTTTAACTAAAATAGGCTTGGTGACACCTCAATTAATGAAAAAATATAGAAAGTTTGCCTTAGTAATTGTTCTTATTCTTTCTGCTATAATTACACCTCCAGACTTAGCTAGTCAGGTCATTGTTGCAATTCCAATCTTAATTTTATACCAAATAAGTATTTTTATTTCAAAAATTGTTGTTAGAAACCAAAACAAAAAACAAGAAAAAGTAAATGTCTGA
- a CDS encoding carboxymuconolactone decarboxylase family protein — translation MSDIVTEFNDYRSKMNDTILEDNNKIIKRIFNLDTNAFAEGGALDKKTKELLGLVASTVLRCDDCVKYHLESSHKIGLKKEEVVEALGIATLVGGTIVIPHLRRAYEYWDALEKHSEEK, via the coding sequence ATGTCTGATATCGTTACTGAATTTAATGACTATCGTTCTAAAATGAACGATACCATCCTTGAGGATAATAATAAAATCATCAAGCGTATTTTTAATCTTGACACCAATGCTTTTGCTGAAGGTGGAGCTCTAGATAAAAAAACAAAAGAGCTTTTAGGATTAGTGGCCTCTACTGTTTTAAGATGTGATGACTGTGTGAAATACCACTTAGAATCAAGCCATAAAATAGGTTTAAAAAAAGAGGAAGTTGTCGAAGCATTGGGCATTGCGACTTTGGTTGGAGGTACAATTGTAATTCCGCACTTGAGAAGAGCTTATGAGTATTGGGATGCATTGGAGAAACATTCCGAAGAAAAATAA
- the lptB gene encoding LPS export ABC transporter ATP-binding protein, with the protein MKKLRAENLMKSYNGRKVVKDVSLEVNQGEIVGLLGPNGAGKTTSFYMIVGLIKPNGGSIFLEGDNITNYPMYKRAQIGIGYLAQEASVFRKLSIEDNILSVLQMTKLSKKEQQAKMESLIDEFSLGHIRKNRGDLLSGGERRRTEIARALATDPDFILLDEPFAGVDPVAVEDIQRIIAQLTKKNIGILITDHNVQETLAITDRTYLMFEGSILKAGEPEELASDEMVRKVYLGQNFELRKKKLNFETIQEK; encoded by the coding sequence ATGAAAAAGCTTAGAGCCGAGAATTTAATGAAGTCCTACAACGGACGAAAAGTTGTAAAAGACGTATCGCTGGAGGTTAATCAAGGTGAGATCGTTGGATTATTGGGACCAAATGGTGCTGGTAAAACCACTTCTTTTTACATGATCGTTGGGCTTATTAAACCAAATGGCGGAAGCATTTTTTTAGAGGGAGATAATATTACCAATTACCCAATGTACAAGCGTGCTCAAATTGGGATTGGGTATTTGGCGCAAGAAGCTTCAGTATTTAGAAAGTTGAGTATTGAGGATAACATTTTGAGTGTGCTCCAAATGACGAAATTGAGCAAGAAAGAGCAACAGGCTAAAATGGAATCATTAATTGATGAGTTTAGTTTAGGACATATTCGCAAAAATCGAGGTGATCTGCTTTCTGGTGGTGAGCGTCGTCGTACCGAAATTGCTCGTGCATTAGCTACAGATCCCGATTTTATTTTATTGGATGAGCCTTTTGCTGGAGTTGATCCCGTTGCTGTTGAGGATATTCAGCGTATCATCGCACAATTAACCAAAAAGAATATTGGGATTTTGATTACAGATCACAATGTGCAGGAAACCTTGGCAATTACAGATAGAACCTATTTAATGTTTGAAGGTAGCATTTTAAAAGCTGGAGAACCTGAAGAATTGGCAAGTGACGAAATGGTACGTAAAGTGTATTTAGGCCAAAACTTTGAACTTCGTAAAAAGAAGTTGAATTTTGAAACGATTCAAGAGAAATAA